A window of the Candidatus Binataceae bacterium genome harbors these coding sequences:
- a CDS encoding amidohydrolase family protein, with protein MDLSINNVRLFDGSAMREGLFSVGIAGDKITSVGSSTVPANREINAAGKFLMPGLIDCHIHLLNMWTATDEKTMAADIEHELPKRLEDFLAVGVTTVKSVGDSEDDILRVRSMLESGELRGPRLFATGAAFAAPGSHPATTIFGRNPWIRRRSTIESDSAPVARDAVRRLAEKKVNAIKIVHQGGCKHGEPYFFRSDPLGINVQIHRLEREVLEAIVDEAHKHGLKVTVHTFDQEAAIEALEAGADGLEHGIMDHELNGARVIELLLQNRASYVPTLWLLTFEETAAAVRYANLKRIADAGVRVALGSDTFCGYGKFGENTIVETERTSAAGIAPEKVLKMATKDAAEHLGTDALGTIATGKLADLLLLDGDPRADITAIRKVVMVVKDGTILIDKM; from the coding sequence ATGGACCTGTCAATAAATAACGTCCGATTGTTCGACGGTTCGGCGATGAGAGAAGGACTCTTCAGCGTCGGAATCGCTGGAGACAAAATCACCTCCGTCGGGTCATCGACGGTGCCCGCGAACAGGGAGATTAACGCTGCGGGTAAGTTTCTCATGCCGGGGCTCATAGATTGCCATATTCATCTGCTCAATATGTGGACGGCAACAGACGAGAAGACGATGGCCGCCGACATCGAGCACGAACTGCCGAAACGCCTTGAAGATTTTCTTGCGGTCGGCGTCACCACCGTCAAATCGGTAGGCGATTCCGAAGATGACATCCTGAGGGTGCGGTCCATGCTTGAGAGTGGTGAGCTCCGTGGCCCTCGATTATTCGCGACCGGAGCTGCGTTCGCGGCTCCCGGCAGTCATCCTGCGACAACCATTTTTGGTCGGAATCCCTGGATTCGCCGCCGCTCAACCATCGAATCCGATTCCGCGCCCGTGGCACGAGATGCTGTCCGGCGCTTGGCGGAGAAGAAGGTGAACGCGATCAAGATCGTTCATCAGGGTGGGTGTAAGCATGGAGAACCGTATTTTTTCAGGTCGGATCCGCTGGGTATCAACGTTCAGATCCACAGACTCGAGCGTGAAGTTCTCGAAGCGATCGTAGATGAGGCGCATAAGCATGGCTTGAAAGTGACCGTTCATACCTTCGATCAGGAGGCCGCCATCGAGGCGCTCGAAGCCGGAGCGGACGGTCTCGAGCATGGAATCATGGACCATGAACTCAATGGCGCCCGGGTGATTGAGCTGTTGCTGCAAAATCGTGCCTCCTATGTACCAACCCTTTGGTTGCTTACTTTTGAGGAGACCGCTGCCGCGGTGAGATACGCCAATCTTAAGCGGATCGCAGACGCAGGCGTTCGAGTAGCCCTCGGCAGCGACACCTTCTGCGGTTACGGTAAGTTCGGAGAAAACACCATCGTCGAGACAGAGCGGACGTCAGCCGCGGGAATCGCGCCGGAGAAGGTACTCAAAATGGCGACCAAAGATGCTGCCGAGCATCTCGGAACAGATGCTCTTGGTACGATCGCGACCGGGAAGCTTGCGGACCTGCTTCTCCTTGATGGCGACCCGAGGGCAGACATCACCGCTATACGTAAAGTTGTCATGGTTGTGAAGGACGGGACAATTTTGATCGATAAGATGTGA